In Streptomyces qaidamensis, one DNA window encodes the following:
- a CDS encoding trypsin-like serine peptidase gives MRSTRTPAARRGRRTVLAATGLVAALALTATACGGSADSASGKPDVASSQAAANGSGSGGKVKIPADLAGKLKEHGIDVDRWRDGGWKDWDKDKWLSDAKDFVNPVIAGLWKPERMQSAEEADKTVTTKDASAGQSVSDPDPAPVRAQAEKTPYHRNAAPVGKVFFDSPDGPAVCSGTVVKDVNHPGKSNLVWTAGHCVHAGGNGGWYRNIMFVPAYNDLGKSEAEISNANPAEVAPYGNWWANWASTSNQWIQGGSESGGDGAAYDYAVLHVKPEQGAKSLEETVGAALDVDFSAPSAAEAAKMGAWGYPAAPPYNGEKMFKCIDLPGRFSLSPSLPTMYRIGCDMTGGSSGGGWFRVVNGKSVLVSNTSIGPADNTWLAGPQLGRDAEALYQNMSKTYGGQ, from the coding sequence ATGCGTTCCACACGTACGCCCGCAGCCAGGCGCGGGCGGCGCACCGTCCTCGCCGCCACCGGGCTCGTCGCCGCCCTGGCGCTCACCGCCACCGCCTGTGGCGGTTCGGCGGACTCGGCGAGCGGCAAACCCGACGTCGCCTCCTCGCAGGCCGCGGCGAACGGCAGCGGCAGCGGCGGCAAGGTCAAGATCCCGGCCGATCTCGCGGGCAAGCTCAAGGAGCACGGGATCGATGTCGACCGCTGGAGGGACGGCGGCTGGAAGGACTGGGACAAGGACAAGTGGCTCAGTGACGCCAAGGACTTCGTCAACCCGGTGATCGCGGGCCTCTGGAAGCCGGAGCGGATGCAATCCGCCGAGGAGGCCGACAAGACGGTCACGACGAAGGACGCGTCGGCCGGCCAGAGCGTCAGCGACCCGGATCCGGCTCCTGTCCGGGCGCAGGCGGAGAAGACGCCGTACCACCGCAACGCGGCGCCGGTCGGCAAGGTCTTCTTCGACTCCCCCGACGGCCCGGCCGTCTGCTCCGGCACGGTCGTCAAGGACGTCAACCACCCGGGCAAGTCCAACCTGGTGTGGACGGCGGGCCACTGCGTGCACGCCGGCGGCAACGGCGGCTGGTACCGCAACATCATGTTCGTCCCGGCCTACAACGACCTCGGCAAGTCCGAGGCGGAGATCAGCAACGCGAACCCGGCCGAGGTCGCCCCCTACGGCAACTGGTGGGCGAACTGGGCCTCGACCTCGAACCAGTGGATCCAGGGCGGTTCGGAGAGCGGCGGTGACGGAGCCGCGTACGACTACGCCGTGCTGCACGTGAAGCCGGAGCAGGGCGCCAAGTCCCTGGAGGAGACGGTCGGCGCCGCGCTGGACGTGGACTTCTCCGCCCCGTCCGCGGCCGAGGCCGCCAAGATGGGCGCCTGGGGCTACCCGGCCGCGCCGCCCTACAACGGCGAGAAGATGTTCAAGTGCATCGACCTCCCGGGCCGGTTCTCGCTCAGCCCGTCCCTGCCGACGATGTACCGCATCGGCTGCGACATGACCGGCGGTTCGTCCGGCGGTGGCTGGTTCCGGGTCGTGAACGGCAAGTCGGTGCTGGTCTCCAACACCTCGATCGGCCCGGCCGACAACACCTGGCTGGCAGGTCCGCAGCTGGGCCGCGACGCCGAAGCCCTCTACCAGAACATGAGCAAGACGTACGGCGGTCAGTGA
- a CDS encoding trypsin-like serine peptidase — translation MRSTRPSSHVSRGGRAGRRNSPVLAAVALASALALTATACESGDATAGGEASASATASDDGKLRIPDDIRDRLREHGIDVDKWKNGAWKNWDRDDWLREANEYINPIIEGLWNPDRMREAEEPDQGVDDSDLSGDQGVTDPTPEPVEAQALPPSYHANAPTAGKVFFDSPKGSAVCSATVVKDPAHPGKSNLVWTAGHCVHAGKKGGWYRNIAFVPSYNDDGRPVEELQNATREDVAPYGVWWGDWAQTSDQWIEQGGSTGGDGAPYDFAVIHVTPEKGSGGKSLEEMVGSALPVDFKAPAVPQAKSLTAIGYPAAPPYDGQKLYRCEDRPGRLSVTASDPTMYRIGCTMTGGSSGGGWVATGSDGKPALVSNTSIGPVTSGWLAGPRLGGVAKGVYDSVSKKFAGR, via the coding sequence ATGCGATCCACACGGCCGTCGTCCCATGTCAGCCGAGGGGGAAGGGCGGGCCGCAGGAACTCCCCCGTACTGGCCGCCGTGGCACTCGCCTCGGCGCTCGCGCTGACCGCCACCGCCTGCGAGTCGGGCGACGCCACGGCGGGCGGTGAGGCCTCCGCGTCGGCCACCGCTTCCGACGACGGCAAGCTCAGGATCCCGGACGACATCAGGGACCGGCTCCGCGAGCACGGGATCGATGTCGACAAGTGGAAGAACGGCGCCTGGAAGAACTGGGACCGGGACGACTGGCTGCGCGAGGCCAACGAGTACATCAACCCGATCATCGAGGGGCTGTGGAACCCGGACCGGATGCGCGAGGCCGAGGAGCCCGACCAGGGCGTCGACGACAGCGACCTCTCCGGAGACCAAGGTGTGACCGACCCGACGCCCGAGCCGGTCGAGGCGCAGGCCCTGCCGCCGTCGTACCACGCCAACGCCCCGACGGCCGGGAAGGTGTTCTTCGATTCTCCCAAGGGCTCGGCCGTCTGCTCGGCGACCGTGGTGAAGGACCCGGCGCACCCCGGCAAGTCCAACCTGGTGTGGACGGCGGGCCACTGCGTGCACGCGGGCAAGAAGGGCGGCTGGTACCGCAACATCGCGTTCGTGCCGTCGTACAACGACGACGGCAGGCCGGTGGAGGAACTGCAGAACGCCACCCGTGAGGACGTCGCTCCCTACGGTGTCTGGTGGGGCGACTGGGCGCAGACCTCGGACCAGTGGATCGAGCAGGGCGGGTCGACGGGCGGCGACGGCGCGCCGTACGACTTCGCGGTCATCCATGTGACGCCGGAGAAGGGAAGCGGCGGCAAGTCGCTGGAGGAGATGGTCGGTTCGGCGCTGCCGGTCGACTTCAAGGCGCCCGCAGTGCCGCAGGCGAAGAGCCTCACGGCGATCGGCTACCCCGCCGCGCCGCCCTACGACGGGCAGAAGCTGTACCGGTGCGAGGACCGGCCCGGGCGGCTGTCCGTCACCGCGTCGGATCCGACGATGTACCGCATCGGCTGCACCATGACCGGTGGTTCGTCGGGCGGCGGCTGGGTCGCGACCGGCTCGGACGGCAAGCCGGCGCTGGTGTCCAACACCTCGATCGGTCCGGTGACGTCGGGCTGGCTGGCCGGACCGCGCCTGGGCGGCGTGGCCAAGGGCGTGTACGACTCGGTCAGCAAGAAGTTCGCCGGCCGGTGA
- a CDS encoding aminotransferase class III-fold pyridoxal phosphate-dependent enzyme: MGRTQVKSLPGGAVDATALASRNGPEAILRRQAAREPAARTYARALPIVPVRARGLTIEGADGRRYLDCLSGAGTLALGHNHPVVLEAIRKVLDSGAPLNALDLATPAKDAFLAELYLTLPPGIAERARVRFCGPAGSEAVETAYALVRAATGRSGLLAFTGSGRGTTGMVLGGTLADTPDPRVARLPYPQDYRCPFGVGGERGADLAARWTESLLDDPGPGVPLPAGMIVEPVQSEGGVIPAPHAWLRRMRQLTADRSIPLIVDEIHTGVGRTGAFWAVEHSGVTPDVMVLSKAIGGSLPLAVVVYRDDLDIAEPGAPVGTFPGNQLAVAAGTATLAHVRENALAERAATLGQHMLGQLQELTSELACVGDVRGRGLMIGVELVDPEAEGDSVFSGAPSAVEGGVAASVMPRSGRHPLPAAPELAAAVQQECLRRGLIVGLGGRHASVVQLLPPLTLTDEQAAAVLDRLADAVRTAARCRGGGPAAAP, from the coding sequence GTGGGGCGTACGCAGGTGAAATCCCTCCCAGGCGGAGCCGTTGACGCCACCGCGCTCGCATCGCGCAACGGGCCCGAGGCAATCCTGCGCCGCCAAGCCGCGCGCGAACCCGCCGCCCGGACCTACGCCCGGGCCCTGCCGATCGTTCCGGTGCGAGCGCGGGGACTGACGATCGAGGGCGCGGACGGCCGCCGCTACCTGGACTGCCTCTCCGGCGCCGGCACCCTCGCCCTCGGCCACAACCACCCGGTCGTCCTGGAGGCCATCCGCAAGGTCCTCGACTCCGGCGCACCCCTGAACGCCCTTGATCTGGCGACACCCGCGAAGGATGCCTTCCTCGCCGAGCTGTACCTCACCCTCCCGCCAGGCATCGCCGAGCGAGCACGAGTGCGCTTCTGCGGACCGGCCGGCAGCGAAGCCGTCGAGACCGCCTACGCGCTGGTACGCGCGGCGACCGGTCGGAGCGGCCTCCTTGCGTTCACCGGCTCCGGGCGCGGAACTACCGGCATGGTCCTCGGCGGCACCTTGGCGGACACCCCGGACCCGCGGGTCGCCCGCCTGCCCTACCCGCAGGACTACCGCTGCCCCTTCGGCGTCGGGGGCGAGCGTGGCGCCGACCTCGCCGCCCGCTGGACCGAGTCCCTCCTCGACGACCCCGGGCCCGGGGTGCCGCTGCCCGCGGGGATGATCGTCGAGCCCGTCCAGAGTGAGGGCGGCGTGATCCCCGCACCGCACGCCTGGTTGCGGCGCATGCGGCAGCTCACCGCCGACCGGTCCATCCCGCTGATCGTCGACGAGATCCACACCGGCGTGGGCCGGACCGGCGCTTTCTGGGCGGTGGAGCACAGCGGTGTGACCCCCGACGTGATGGTGCTCTCCAAGGCCATCGGCGGCAGCCTGCCGCTGGCCGTCGTGGTCTACCGCGACGACCTCGACATCGCGGAGCCCGGTGCCCCCGTCGGCACCTTCCCCGGCAACCAGCTCGCCGTCGCCGCCGGCACGGCAACCCTCGCCCACGTCCGCGAGAACGCCCTCGCCGAGCGCGCGGCGACCCTGGGGCAGCACATGCTGGGCCAATTGCAGGAACTCACCTCGGAGTTGGCGTGCGTGGGGGATGTGCGGGGGCGGGGACTGATGATCGGGGTCGAGCTGGTGGATCCGGAGGCGGAGGGGGACTCCGTTTTCTCGGGCGCTCCTAGTGCTGTGGAGGGCGGCGTGGCGGCATCGGTCATGCCGCGCAGCGGACGCCACCCCTTGCCCGCTGCCCCCGAACTGGCCGCTGCGGTCCAGCAGGAGTGCCTGCGGCGCGGCCTCATCGTCGGACTCGGCGGCCGTCACGCCAGCGTCGTACAACTGCTGCCCCCTCTGACCCTCACCGATGAACAAGCGGCCGCCGTACTGGACCGCTTGGCTGACGCCGTCCGGACAGCGGCTCGATGCCGTGGGGGTGGCCCGGCAGCCGCACCCTGA
- a CDS encoding IucA/IucC family protein, with the protein MAKFAQGLSQGHGPDPLTHSDPHTVAQAATVENLLRCWARETNQYAPADGLLRIPLPVSGTALSAPVRYWSPTSWHRFGPPRLADAPDSAPPVDALTLAALLTREMSADGPGDDRAHDSFPMATPSPITAGLGDGTELVSGVADSLRRVAGFVAARRERPADGPDPFLSAEQALLLGHPLHPTPKSREGLSEAQALLYSPESRGSFPLHWMAVAPSVLATDSSWTERGRPVAAPRLTARLAGPAPALPDEYVLLPLHPWQAHEIRHRPETAALLDAGLLRDLGTSGPRWHPTSSVRTVYRTHAPAMLKLSLGLRITNSRRENLRKELHRGVEVHRLLRSGLAQQWRAAHPDFDIVRDPAWLAVDTPDGAPVPGLDVVIRHNPFSLSDDVSCVAGLVSPRPCSPTLPEDPPGHSAEHDPALRSRLAEVVTRLARRTGRPRGAVAVEWFLRYLAHVVRPVLWLDGEAGIALEAHQQNTLLLLDPDGWPTGGRYRDNQGYYFRESRRVELDTRLPGIGERSDTFVGDEVTDERLVYYLVVNNVFGLIGGFGSQGLADERLLLAAFRRFLSNAASGPARLRSSLPARLLDSPVLRCKANLLTRLHGLDELVGPVDSQSVYVSIANPLHS; encoded by the coding sequence ATGGCGAAATTTGCCCAGGGGCTGAGCCAGGGCCATGGCCCTGACCCTCTGACGCATTCCGACCCGCACACCGTCGCCCAGGCCGCCACCGTGGAGAACCTGCTCCGCTGCTGGGCGCGCGAGACCAACCAGTACGCCCCGGCCGACGGCCTGCTGCGCATCCCCCTTCCCGTCAGCGGCACGGCCTTGTCCGCCCCGGTCCGCTACTGGTCTCCGACGAGCTGGCACCGCTTCGGCCCACCTCGTCTGGCCGACGCTCCCGACAGCGCCCCACCGGTCGACGCCCTCACGCTCGCCGCCCTGCTCACCAGGGAGATGTCTGCAGACGGCCCTGGCGACGACCGCGCACACGACTCCTTCCCCATGGCCACCCCCAGCCCCATCACCGCCGGCCTCGGCGACGGCACCGAGCTCGTCTCGGGCGTTGCCGACTCCCTCCGACGCGTCGCCGGCTTCGTCGCCGCCCGGCGGGAACGACCGGCCGACGGTCCCGACCCCTTCCTGTCAGCGGAGCAGGCACTCCTCCTCGGACACCCCCTGCACCCGACCCCGAAGAGCCGCGAAGGTCTCTCCGAGGCGCAAGCCCTCCTGTACTCACCCGAGTCGCGCGGCTCGTTCCCGTTGCACTGGATGGCTGTCGCTCCTTCCGTCCTCGCCACCGACTCCTCCTGGACCGAACGCGGCCGCCCTGTCGCCGCCCCCCGGCTCACCGCCCGCCTCGCCGGTCCCGCCCCGGCGCTGCCGGACGAGTACGTCCTGCTGCCCCTGCACCCCTGGCAGGCACACGAGATCCGCCACCGGCCGGAGACAGCTGCCCTGCTCGACGCCGGACTGCTCCGAGACCTCGGCACCAGCGGCCCTCGCTGGCATCCCACCTCCTCCGTGCGAACCGTCTACCGCACCCATGCCCCCGCGATGCTCAAGCTCTCCCTGGGCCTGCGCATCACCAACTCCCGTCGCGAGAACCTCCGCAAGGAACTTCATCGCGGCGTCGAGGTCCACCGCCTGCTCCGCAGCGGCCTCGCACAGCAGTGGCGGGCCGCGCACCCGGACTTCGACATCGTTCGGGACCCCGCCTGGCTCGCCGTCGACACACCCGACGGAGCCCCGGTGCCCGGCCTGGACGTGGTGATCCGCCACAACCCGTTCAGCCTCTCGGACGATGTCTCCTGTGTCGCCGGCCTCGTCTCGCCACGCCCGTGCTCGCCGACCCTGCCTGAGGACCCGCCAGGACACTCGGCCGAGCACGACCCGGCCTTGCGATCCCGGCTCGCCGAGGTCGTCACGCGTCTTGCCCGGCGCACCGGCCGCCCCCGTGGAGCCGTCGCCGTCGAGTGGTTCCTGCGCTACCTCGCCCATGTGGTGCGCCCCGTCCTCTGGCTGGACGGCGAGGCCGGTATCGCCCTGGAGGCACACCAGCAGAACACCCTGCTTCTGCTGGACCCAGACGGCTGGCCCACGGGAGGCCGCTACCGCGACAACCAGGGCTACTACTTCCGCGAGTCGCGGCGCGTGGAGCTCGACACCCGGTTGCCCGGGATCGGAGAGCGGAGCGACACATTCGTAGGTGACGAGGTCACCGACGAGCGCCTCGTGTACTACCTGGTGGTCAACAACGTGTTCGGCCTCATCGGCGGGTTCGGCTCCCAAGGGCTGGCCGACGAGCGGCTGCTGCTCGCCGCCTTCCGCCGTTTCCTTTCAAACGCGGCCTCCGGTCCGGCCCGGTTGCGCAGCTCGCTGCCCGCCCGGCTGCTCGACTCGCCCGTCCTGCGCTGCAAGGCCAACCTTCTGACCCGGCTGCACGGCCTCGACGAACTGGTCGGCCCGGTCGACAGCCAGTCCGTCTACGTGAGCATCGCCAACCCCCTGCACTCCTGA
- a CDS encoding GNAT family N-acetyltransferase has protein sequence MVSGARSRAVPGAGIGDASAPGAVPGTPPPRAGRHENLLDDLLDRVAEWGPAHTPAGEFHLVPARIDHDLPLISRWMNDPIAAAFWGLSGPQDVVEHHLRTQLAGDGRSVPCVGLLDGTPMSYWEIYRADLDPLARHYPARPHDTGIHLLIGAVANRGRGLGGLLLRTVADLVLARRPSCARVIAEPDIRNTPSIAAFLTAGFRLSAEVDLPAKRAALMVRDRSLRLLPIALCNRAITH, from the coding sequence GTGGTCTCCGGTGCCCGGTCCCGTGCCGTCCCCGGTGCCGGCATCGGGGACGCATCGGCTCCCGGCGCAGTGCCCGGCACGCCTCCGCCACGAGCGGGCAGGCACGAGAATCTCCTCGACGACCTCCTCGACCGTGTCGCCGAATGGGGTCCGGCCCACACGCCTGCAGGCGAGTTCCACCTCGTCCCCGCGCGCATCGATCACGACCTTCCGCTCATCAGCCGTTGGATGAACGACCCCATAGCCGCGGCGTTCTGGGGGCTGTCCGGACCGCAGGACGTGGTCGAGCACCACTTGCGGACCCAGCTCGCCGGCGACGGGCGCAGCGTGCCGTGCGTCGGTCTACTGGACGGAACACCGATGAGCTACTGGGAGATCTACCGGGCGGATCTCGACCCGCTGGCCCGCCATTACCCGGCCAGGCCTCATGACACCGGGATCCACCTTCTGATCGGTGCGGTCGCGAACCGGGGGCGTGGTCTCGGCGGTCTGCTGCTGCGAACCGTGGCCGATCTCGTTCTCGCGCGGCGGCCCTCCTGCGCACGCGTCATCGCGGAACCTGACATTCGCAACACCCCCTCCATCGCCGCTTTTCTGACCGCCGGCTTCCGGCTCTCCGCCGAGGTCGACCTGCCCGCCAAGCGGGCCGCCCTCATGGTCCGAGACCGGTCCCTCCGGCTCCTTCCAATAGCACTGTGTAACCGCGCCATCACTCATTGA
- a CDS encoding ATP-dependent DNA helicase, producing MTKPSLPELLHAAVTAVGGTERPGQVAMAEAVEEAIDDGSHLLVQAGTGTGKSLGYLVPALAQGERVVVATATLALQRQLVERDLPRTVESLHPLLRRRPEFAMLKGRSNYLCLHRLHEGVPQDEEEGLFDQFEAAAPTSKLGQDLLRVRDWADETETGDRDDLTPGISDRAWAQVSVSSRECLGASKCAYGAECFAEMARERAKLAEVVVTNHALLAIDAIEGAPVLPQHEVLIVDEAHELVSRVTGVATGELTPGQVNRAVRRAAKLVNEKAADQLQTAAEGFERLMELALPGRLEEIPEDLGYALMALRDACRTVISGIGATRDKSVQDEDAVRKQALASVENVHDVAERITNGSEWDVVWYERHDRFGASLRVAPMSVSGLLREKLFADRSVVLTSATLKLGGDFNGVGASLGLAPEGTEGDDVPQWKGIDVGSPFDYRKQGILYVAKHLARPARDGDRADMLDELTELIQAAGGRTLGLFSSMRGAQLAAEELRSRIPEYPILLQGEETLGELIKNFAADPKTCLFGTLSLWQGVDVPGPSCQLVVMDKIPFPRPDDPLMSARQKAVEEAGGNGFMAVAATHAALLMAQGAGRLVRASGDRGVVAVLDQRLATARYGGYLKASLPDFWFTTDRNQVRKSLAAIDAAALQSEDE from the coding sequence ATGACGAAGCCCTCACTCCCCGAACTCCTGCATGCTGCCGTCACTGCCGTCGGCGGCACGGAGCGCCCAGGTCAGGTGGCCATGGCCGAAGCCGTCGAGGAAGCGATCGACGACGGCTCCCACCTGCTGGTCCAGGCCGGCACCGGTACCGGCAAGTCGCTGGGGTACCTGGTACCCGCGCTGGCGCAGGGGGAGCGGGTGGTCGTCGCGACCGCCACCCTGGCCCTGCAGCGCCAGCTGGTGGAGCGCGACCTGCCGAGAACGGTCGAGTCGCTGCACCCCCTGCTGCGCCGCCGTCCGGAGTTCGCGATGCTCAAGGGCCGGTCGAACTACCTCTGCCTGCACCGGCTGCACGAAGGGGTCCCGCAGGACGAGGAGGAGGGCCTCTTCGACCAGTTCGAGGCCGCCGCGCCCACCAGCAAACTGGGCCAGGACCTGCTGCGGGTGCGCGACTGGGCCGACGAGACCGAGACCGGCGACCGTGACGACCTCACGCCCGGCATCTCGGACCGGGCCTGGGCGCAGGTGTCGGTGTCGTCGAGGGAGTGCCTGGGTGCCTCGAAGTGCGCGTACGGCGCCGAGTGCTTCGCCGAGATGGCCCGCGAACGGGCGAAGCTCGCCGAGGTCGTCGTCACCAACCACGCGCTGCTCGCGATCGACGCCATCGAAGGCGCCCCGGTCCTCCCACAGCACGAGGTGCTGATCGTCGACGAGGCGCACGAACTGGTTTCCCGGGTCACCGGAGTCGCCACCGGCGAGCTCACCCCCGGCCAGGTCAACCGCGCGGTGCGCCGTGCCGCGAAACTCGTCAACGAGAAGGCCGCCGACCAGCTCCAGACCGCCGCCGAGGGTTTCGAGCGTCTGATGGAGCTGGCGCTGCCGGGCCGCCTGGAGGAGATTCCCGAGGACCTTGGGTATGCCCTCATGGCGCTGCGGGATGCGTGCCGCACGGTCATCTCCGGGATCGGCGCGACCCGCGACAAATCCGTCCAGGACGAGGACGCTGTCCGCAAGCAGGCCCTCGCCTCCGTGGAGAACGTGCACGACGTGGCGGAGCGCATCACGAACGGCTCCGAGTGGGACGTGGTCTGGTACGAGCGCCACGACCGTTTCGGTGCCTCCCTGCGTGTCGCCCCCATGTCCGTCTCCGGACTGCTGCGGGAGAAGCTCTTCGCGGACCGCTCCGTGGTCCTGACGTCGGCGACGCTGAAACTGGGCGGCGACTTCAACGGCGTTGGTGCCTCCCTGGGCCTCGCCCCCGAAGGCACCGAAGGTGACGACGTCCCGCAGTGGAAGGGCATCGACGTCGGCTCGCCCTTCGACTACCGCAAGCAGGGCATCCTGTACGTCGCCAAGCACCTGGCCCGTCCCGCGCGGGACGGCGATCGTGCGGACATGCTCGACGAGCTCACGGAGCTGATCCAGGCGGCGGGCGGCCGTACCCTCGGCCTGTTCTCCTCGATGCGGGGCGCCCAGCTGGCCGCCGAGGAGCTGCGTTCCCGGATCCCCGAGTATCCGATCCTTCTGCAGGGCGAAGAGACACTCGGTGAGCTGATCAAGAACTTCGCGGCCGATCCGAAGACCTGCCTCTTCGGCACGCTGTCGCTCTGGCAGGGTGTGGATGTCCCGGGGCCCAGCTGCCAGTTGGTCGTCATGGACAAGATTCCGTTCCCGCGCCCTGACGACCCCCTGATGAGCGCCCGCCAGAAGGCCGTCGAGGAGGCGGGCGGCAACGGCTTCATGGCGGTCGCCGCCACCCATGCGGCACTCCTCATGGCCCAGGGCGCCGGCCGTCTCGTTCGGGCGTCTGGGGACCGCGGAGTGGTCGCCGTCCTCGACCAGCGTCTGGCGACGGCCCGGTACGGGGGGTACCTGAAGGCGTCACTGCCCGACTTCTGGTTCACCACGGACCGTAACCAGGTACGGAAGTCGCTGGCGGCCATCGACGCGGCTGCCCTGCAGTCGGAAGACGAGTGA
- the lexA gene encoding transcriptional repressor LexA — MTTTADSAAIAAQDHSQGRLEPVHAMNEATNPEGHKRSLPGRPPGIRADSSGLTDRQRRVIEVIRDSVQRRGYPPSMREIGQAVGLSSTSSVAHQLMALERKGFLRRDPHRPRAYEVRGSDQAASVQPTDTAGKPAASYVPLVGRIAAGGPILAEESVEDVFPLPRQLVGDGELFVLKVVGDSMIEAAICDGDWVTVRRQPVAENGDIVAAMLDGEATVKRFKREDGHVWLLPHNAAYEPIPGDDATILGKVVAVLRRV, encoded by the coding sequence GTGACCACCACCGCAGACAGTGCCGCCATCGCTGCCCAGGACCACTCCCAGGGCCGACTGGAGCCGGTGCATGCGATGAACGAAGCCACGAACCCTGAGGGGCACAAGCGCTCCCTGCCGGGCCGACCTCCGGGCATCCGGGCAGACAGCTCCGGACTCACCGATCGCCAGCGCCGCGTGATCGAGGTCATCAGGGACTCGGTGCAGCGACGGGGCTACCCGCCGTCGATGCGGGAGATCGGTCAGGCCGTCGGCCTCTCCAGCACCTCCTCCGTCGCACACCAGCTGATGGCCCTGGAGCGCAAGGGCTTCCTGCGCCGCGACCCGCACCGCCCGCGCGCCTACGAGGTGCGCGGTTCCGACCAGGCCGCCTCGGTGCAGCCCACGGACACGGCGGGCAAGCCGGCCGCGTCATACGTGCCGCTGGTCGGCCGGATCGCCGCCGGTGGCCCGATCCTCGCCGAGGAATCCGTCGAGGACGTCTTCCCTCTCCCCCGCCAGCTCGTCGGCGACGGTGAGCTGTTCGTCCTCAAGGTCGTGGGTGACTCGATGATCGAGGCTGCGATCTGCGACGGCGACTGGGTCACGGTGCGCCGTCAGCCGGTCGCCGAGAACGGCGACATCGTGGCCGCGATGCTCGACGGCGAAGCCACCGTCAAGCGCTTCAAGCGCGAGGACGGCCATGTCTGGCTCCTGCCGCACAACGCGGCCTACGAGCCGATCCCCGGCGACGACGCGACCATCCTCGGCAAGGTGGTGGCCGTACTGCGGCGCGTCTGA
- the nrdR gene encoding transcriptional regulator NrdR, translating into MHCPFCRHPDSRVVDSRTTDDGTSIRRRRQCPDCSRRFTTVETCSLMVVKRSGVTEPFSRTKIINGVRKACQGRPVTEDALAQLGQRVEEAVRATGSAELTTHDVGLAILGPLQELDLVAYLRFASVYRAFNSLDDFEAAIEELRVQTGHPGADDGDREDTAAGSQEDDRGSGGAEQVPQPAGAAD; encoded by the coding sequence ATGCACTGCCCCTTCTGCAGGCACCCCGACAGCCGTGTCGTCGACAGTCGTACGACCGACGACGGCACGTCGATCCGCAGGCGCCGCCAGTGCCCTGACTGCTCCCGTCGTTTCACGACCGTGGAGACGTGCTCGCTCATGGTGGTGAAGCGGTCCGGAGTCACCGAGCCCTTCAGTCGTACGAAGATCATCAATGGTGTGCGCAAAGCGTGCCAGGGGCGTCCCGTCACCGAGGACGCGCTGGCCCAGCTCGGCCAACGGGTCGAGGAGGCGGTGCGAGCGACCGGAAGCGCCGAGCTGACCACCCACGACGTGGGGCTGGCCATACTCGGCCCGTTGCAGGAGCTCGATCTCGTCGCATACCTGCGCTTCGCCTCCGTCTACCGGGCCTTCAACTCGCTGGACGACTTCGAGGCGGCCATCGAGGAGCTCAGGGTGCAGACGGGACACCCCGGCGCGGACGACGGAGACCGCGAGGACACGGCCGCGGGGAGCCAAGAAGACGACCGCGGGTCCGGAGGGGCGGAACAGGTCCCCCAGCCCGCCGGCGCCGCCGACTGA